From a region of the Chitinophaga caseinilytica genome:
- a CDS encoding D-2-hydroxyacid dehydrogenase — protein MKIVVLDGYALQPGDLSWDALESLGTVTVHDRTAPADVAARALGAEILLTNKSLIPASVIHQLPTLRYIGVMATGYNVVDVAAARAKGIVVSNVPAYSTASVAQLTFSLILELCQGVGLHASSVRNGDWAASPDFSYWKMPLTELSGKTLAIIGFGQIGQAVARIALAFGMRVIVSHKHPERDRMEGVTFLDQAICFREADIVSLHCPLNEANKGFVNAALLATMRPSAMLINTSRGPLINEPELADALNNGVIAGAGLDVLSVEPPSADNPLLTARNCYVTPHIAWATREARSRLMNKVVENVKAFLDGAPQNVIGG, from the coding sequence ATGAAAATCGTAGTACTGGATGGATATGCTTTACAGCCCGGAGATCTGTCGTGGGATGCGTTGGAATCCCTCGGCACCGTAACCGTCCACGACAGAACGGCCCCCGCCGATGTGGCGGCCCGCGCCCTCGGAGCGGAAATCCTCCTCACCAATAAATCCCTCATCCCCGCGTCCGTCATCCACCAGCTGCCAACCCTTCGCTACATCGGCGTCATGGCCACCGGCTATAATGTGGTAGACGTTGCCGCAGCGCGCGCCAAAGGCATTGTCGTCTCCAACGTTCCCGCATACAGCACGGCTTCCGTGGCCCAGCTTACTTTTTCCCTCATCCTGGAACTTTGCCAGGGCGTGGGTTTGCATGCGAGCAGCGTCCGGAACGGCGATTGGGCGGCCAGTCCCGATTTCAGCTATTGGAAAATGCCCCTCACCGAACTATCCGGGAAAACGCTGGCTATCATCGGTTTCGGGCAGATCGGGCAGGCAGTGGCGCGTATCGCCCTGGCGTTCGGGATGCGCGTGATCGTGAGCCATAAGCACCCGGAGCGCGACCGGATGGAAGGTGTCACTTTCCTGGACCAGGCAATCTGCTTCCGCGAAGCGGACATCGTTTCCCTGCATTGTCCGCTCAACGAGGCCAACAAAGGTTTCGTGAATGCGGCGCTGCTGGCCACGATGCGCCCCTCGGCCATGTTGATCAATACCAGCCGCGGGCCGCTCATCAACGAGCCGGAACTTGCCGATGCGCTCAATAACGGGGTAATTGCCGGGGCAGGACTGGATGTTTTATCGGTGGAGCCCCCTTCCGCAGACAATCCGCTGTTGACGGCCCGCAACTGCTACGTTACGCCGCACATCGCCTGGGCCACCCGCGAAGCGCGTTCCCGCCTCATGAACAAGGTGGTGGAGAATGTAAAAGCTTTCCTGGACGGGGCACCGCAAAATGTAATCGGCGGATAG